A stretch of the Bacillus sp. B-jedd genome encodes the following:
- a CDS encoding DUF1360 domain-containing protein has translation MENLSWLELILLILASYRLTHLIVFDKITEFIRKPFMKKKKVETSHGSEMKDVPKNLFGYLLNCYWCAGVWSAIFLGGGYLLFPKPFLVLALILAIAGGQSVIETFVGVNIKKVAYYSAKEHENKAPAADPPKENPKG, from the coding sequence ATGGAAAACCTGTCTTGGCTGGAACTAATTCTTCTTATTTTGGCGAGCTATCGCCTGACCCATCTGATTGTTTTTGACAAAATTACGGAATTCATCCGCAAACCGTTCATGAAAAAGAAAAAAGTAGAAACCTCTCACGGGAGCGAGATGAAGGACGTTCCAAAGAACTTATTCGGCTACCTGCTCAACTGCTACTGGTGCGCTGGCGTCTGGAGCGCGATATTCCTCGGGGGAGGCTATCTCCTTTTCCCAAAACCGTTCCTTGTTCTCGCGCTGATACTTGCCATTGCCGGCGGCCAGTCCGTCATTGAAACCTTCGTTGGGGTCAACATTAAAAAGGTCGCCTACTATTCCGCGAAAGAGCATGAAAATAAAGCTCCTGCCGCCGACCCTCCAAAAGAAAATCCGAAAGGGTAA
- the safA gene encoding SafA/ExsA family spore coat assembly protein encodes MKKGFMLLMLMVLTFIVAPVVSHAQTVHTVIRGDTLWKISVRYQVGLSEIIRANPQFKNPNLIYPGQKVTIPTVGAKSVEQQVISLTNQERAKYGLKPLTHDWELSRVARYKSVDMRDKGYFSHTSPTYGSPFTMMKNFGIAYRSAGENIAAGQTSAAEVVRAWMNSPGHRANILNQGYTRIGVGYAAGGSQRHYWTQMFISK; translated from the coding sequence ATGAAAAAAGGGTTCATGTTACTTATGCTGATGGTACTGACTTTCATCGTGGCGCCGGTCGTTTCGCATGCGCAGACTGTCCATACGGTCATACGCGGTGACACACTCTGGAAGATTTCCGTCCGTTATCAGGTAGGCTTATCGGAAATCATCAGAGCAAACCCGCAATTCAAAAATCCGAATTTAATTTATCCCGGGCAAAAAGTGACCATTCCAACTGTGGGTGCCAAAAGCGTGGAGCAGCAGGTGATTAGTTTGACGAACCAGGAGCGGGCCAAGTATGGGCTCAAGCCGCTGACGCATGATTGGGAGCTTTCGAGAGTGGCGAGGTATAAGTCAGTGGATATGAGGGACAAGGGTTATTTCTCACACACAAGCCCTACATATGGTTCTCCATTCACGATGATGAAAAATTTCGGGATTGCTTACAGGTCGGCTGGTGAAAACATCGCGGCCGGACAGACAAGCGCCGCCGAAGTGGTCCGCGCCTGGATGAATTCACCCGGCCACAGGGCGAATATCTTGAACCAGGGCTATACCCGGATTGGCGTCGGCTATGCCGCCGGTGGTTCGCAGCGCCACTACTGGACGCAAATGTTCATTTCGAAGTAG
- a CDS encoding lmo0954 family membrane protein: MKKFGLLLAGGIAAMVLLSTIGPIAGMVISLAILYFVMKQFLKTTSTGARVGLALIGLIVLASVASNAPALLGVAAAYVLYLVYKKWNETKYAEPVKETSSDPFVNFERQWDDLHKNY, from the coding sequence ATGAAAAAATTTGGTTTACTCTTGGCGGGAGGAATCGCCGCAATGGTTCTGTTATCCACTATCGGCCCGATTGCAGGAATGGTGATCAGCCTGGCGATCCTGTACTTTGTGATGAAGCAGTTCCTCAAAACAACTTCTACTGGCGCGAGAGTAGGGCTAGCCCTTATTGGCCTGATTGTCCTGGCTTCCGTGGCGAGCAATGCGCCGGCTTTATTGGGCGTCGCGGCAGCATATGTCCTGTACCTCGTGTACAAAAAGTGGAATGAAACAAAGTATGCTGAACCAGTCAAAGAAACAAGCAGCGATCCGTTTGTGAATTTTGAAAGGCAATGGGACGACTTGCATAAAAACTATTAA
- a CDS encoding PspA/IM30 family protein, whose translation MANLFTKLKDTIMADLNEVLDKKERNNPIGMLNEYLRQCEKETEKVAKLVERQHALKEEFTREYRQAKEMAEKRKHQADIAAKAGESALQEFAEREHLHFADRAIRLESAMEQAARQLDELEARYEEMKHKLKDMKIRRLELMGRENMSRANHQINQVVEAGEMKSADRFREIESYLDNIENEVNTSYIRNTIDSRIAQLEKDLNNQESRQDAQ comes from the coding sequence ATGGCGAATTTATTTACAAAACTAAAAGATACCATTATGGCGGATTTGAACGAAGTGCTGGACAAAAAGGAAAGAAACAACCCGATTGGGATGCTGAATGAATATTTGCGCCAATGTGAAAAGGAAACGGAAAAGGTAGCTAAGCTCGTGGAGCGGCAGCATGCATTGAAGGAAGAATTCACCCGCGAATACCGCCAGGCGAAAGAGATGGCCGAAAAGCGGAAGCATCAGGCAGATATTGCTGCTAAAGCGGGCGAGTCGGCATTACAGGAGTTCGCTGAAAGGGAGCATCTGCATTTCGCAGACCGTGCCATCCGGCTTGAAAGCGCGATGGAACAGGCAGCCCGCCAGTTGGATGAACTGGAAGCACGTTACGAGGAAATGAAGCACAAGCTGAAGGATATGAAAATCCGCAGGCTTGAGTTGATGGGCCGCGAAAACATGAGCAGGGCAAACCATCAGATCAATCAGGTTGTGGAAGCCGGGGAAATGAAGTCCGCAGACCGTTTCAGGGAAATCGAAAGCTACCTCGATAATATTGAAAACGAAGTGAATACCTCTTATATCCGGAACACAATCGATTCGCGCATCGCACAGCTTGAAAAAGACCTGAATAATCAGGAAAGCCGGCAAGACGCGCAATAA